Part of the Candidatus Thiothrix putei genome, AAGCAGCGCAGGCTAAGATGAAGTCTCGTTACAAGCAAAATTCAGCCATTCAAGGCAGTTTTGTGACTAGCAGCAAGTAACCAATCCATGACAGCAGATATTCTGGATATAAGCATTATTGTCTTGATTGTCCTATCGGCTATTATTGGTTTGATTAGGGGGTTTGTCAGGGAGGCTTTCTCCCTGATAACTTGGGTGGCTGCTGCCGCATTTGCCTTTTTTTACTATGAAAAATTGGCGGTGCATGTGCCTTTTGAAGGGCAGGGTAAGCTCGGACAAGTCGTTGTCGCTTTTGTTATCATTTTCCTCAGTGTGTTGATAGTCGGTTCTATTATTAACCACTTACTCAGCGCGGCGGTTTCTTCCGTCGGTTTGGGGGGGATTGACTATCTGTTGGGTGGTGCTTTCGGTATTGTACGGGGTGGTTTGATT contains:
- a CDS encoding CvpA family protein, which codes for MTADILDISIIVLIVLSAIIGLIRGFVREAFSLITWVAAAAFAFFYYEKLAVHVPFEGQGKLGQVVVAFVIIFLSVLIVGSIINHLLSAAVSSVGLGGIDYLLGGAFGIVRGGLIVTLLVLLFSAVGHYSKEAWWADSRLMPWFEDSAKALKEMIPNKLPEELPGIFPSKP